GACATCAGGCCCGCGCCTCCGCGCGCACGCTGCGGACATAGATGAGCGCGACGAAGAACACGACGATGAGCATCATCGTCGAGGCGGCCGCGCCGCCGGCGAAGTCGAAGATGTCGAAGGACAGCTTGTACGACCAGATCGGGAACACATTGCTCGAATCGATCGGGCCGCCATGGGTCATGGTCCAGATCACGTCGAAAGAGCGCATGGTGTAGATCGTCGAGAGCGCCACAAGCGCATAGAGCGTCGGACGAAGCATCGGCAGCGTCATCGCGGTGAAGCGGCGGAACGGACCCGCCCCGTCGATCATCGCGGCTTCATAGATTTCGCGCGGAATGCCGCTCAGGCCCGCTGCGAGAAGGATCATGTTGAAGGGCACGCCGAACCAGACATTCGCCAGCGTGACGGCAAGCAATGACGATGAAGGGTCGGACAGCCAGTAGACCGGGCCGCTGATGAGGCCGATCGATTGCAGCGCATAGTTGAAGACGCCATTGTCGGAGGCGAGCAGCCATTTCCAGATGGCGCCGACGACGAGCGGCGGCAGAATCCAGCCGGCGAGGATGACGCCG
This sequence is a window from Terrirubrum flagellatum. Protein-coding genes within it:
- a CDS encoding sugar ABC transporter permease, which produces MSKALPNYGSSRPVSRPLEGALDRLFDSRNVWSVTVAATALYLLFFVGYPILYNVIMSFQEVSVSNVGRLDRPWVGFANYQRLIGDPLFPLVVKNTIVFVSLSVILQCACGLALALFFQQRFPGSGALRGVILAGWILPPLVVGAIWKWLLASDNGVFNYALQSIGLISGPVYWLSDPSSSLLAVTLANVWFGVPFNMILLAAGLSGIPREIYEAAMIDGAGPFRRFTAMTLPMLRPTLYALVALSTIYTMRSFDVIWTMTHGGPIDSSNVFPIWSYKLSFDIFDFAGGAAASTMMLIVVFFVALIYVRSVRAEARA